CATGCTTCCCGTTTCTCCGAGTGATCCAACGGGAAGCCAACATGCGGCCAGACTGTTCGCCCTTGGCGCTGCCGCAAAACCCGTAATTGATGTATGAGTTCAGAAAATCCAGAAACACTAGACTGCTCACAACCTGACCCGGTAAAGGCGCAGGAGCGTGGGACGAAGCGGCAACCGCAGAAGCAGTTTCATCCCCTGAAATTGTTCACGGACAACGCATGGGCGGCCCGCATGTGGTTTCTTGTATCGCTTTTCTTACTTGGCCTCGTGGTTATCCAACCATTTTTCATTATCAACGCCTACCGCACCCGTGAGCGAATCGTGGTCATGGATGGCGCAGGAACTTTTTCCGTGACGCCAACGCTGGACTTTCAGGAGGCGACTCGCGTTCACGAAGAACTGGCGTTATGGGCGACTTACGCCCTGTTCTCGCAGAATCCCAACGGGTTCGATATGCCTGAATTGCTCGACAAGCTCTTTCTGAATGAAGCCTTGAAGCACGCACGCGACTTGCATTCGCAAGCATCCAAGGAATTCCGGGAAAAAGACATCCACCAGAAGGTGGAAATTTTTGAAATCAAGATTCTCGAAACCCGAGAAGAACAGGTGTTCGCTCAGGTAAAAGGGCAATTGATCCGTACCGGAACCTTTGAAGGTAAGACCTTTGTCGAAGACCCGGAATTTACGCTCACCCTCGTTTTGCACCGCAACCCGAACATGCTCGATAACAAGCGCTTCCCGTTAGCGGTCACATCTTTTGAGGACAAAATCTTACTGTAAATGCACCATGAATCTACGCCTCATTCATTTCTTTCTCTTGCTGACACCAGCTATACTACTGGCGAAAGCAGACCGCTATAACCGTGATGTCATCAAGCAGTATGCGCTCAATCCGCAAACCGTCTACAACATCCCGATTGGCAACACGCCGACTACGATTACGTTTCCGGGGCCGCTTTCATCGATTGATGGCGCCAACGTCAGCAGTAGCGCCAAGAACAAGGCGCCGGTTCTGCTCAGTTACATTGATGGCCGCTACTTCTTTTCCGTTCGGGCGACCGAGCCCAACGCAAGGGGAGCGCTCAATGTGGTTTTTCAGAATCAGACCTTCGTCTTCAATTTCTATCACCATGAGGATGAAATTCCTTACCGGACCGTTCGCTTGGTGGATTCCGGTGATTCGGCGATGGTGGCGGCAGGCTACGGAGCCGAGCGCACCAACATACATAAGACCACGCCGAGCGTATTACTTGATTTGCCGGATCGCGCCAAGAGCTACCACCTGATTAACCAAGCATACCCAAAGATGTTGGATGAGGAGATCCAACATCTTGCCCCGCCAAACCTGAATACGGAATACCAAGACTTCAATGTCCGGATCGATGACATCTATCGATTCCCCCAGTACGACACACTTGCTTTCAAGATCAGCTTACGGAATGAATCCGATGAGGCGATTTTCTACCAGCCGCAGATGATGGCCGTCAGGATCGGGCAGAATTTGTATTTCCCCTCAATCGCGGACGCCTCCGGCATCATTCCCCCGCAGTCTGATAGCATCGCCTACATCGCGATCACCGGCAAGCCGAACGGCGAACGCGCCGACCTCAGCATCAGGAATCCATTCCAGATCATCGTATCCCAAGTGAATGATCCGGCCACGCTCCTCATTCCCTAACCCAACAATAAGATGCTATCATTTATCAAATCACCACTCGGCAACGCCGTCGTTCTAATAACCCTTGTTGGCTCCATTGCCGCCGTGGTTGTGCTCGACTCCATCGAAGAAGGGCGAGCCGAGGCTGACTTTAACGAGCCCCAAGGCGAAACCTACAATTACAAGCCGGAGGTGTACAAGCGGGACATCCCGCGCTTCAGAATGCCCGGCGCCGTTGTTCAATCCATCACGGACGAGAAGCCCGAGCCAACGGAAGAAAAGACTGCGACTAAACCAGAGTCAGTTGTATCCCGGCCATTCTTGGCGCGTCAAGAGGAGTCCAAGGAAGAGCCCGAACCGGAATTGCCGCTGAATCTCTTTGCGGGCAAACCGCCCGAGAATCAACCAACGCTTTCCGCCGATTACGCGCCGTATGGCCGCCTCGTTCCATGCGAGCTTACTATCACCGTTGAGAGTAATGCGATCAATACGCCGATCATTGGCCTTGTCACCGATGACGTGGTCCATGCCGGTAAAGTCATAATACCGGCGGGGGCCGAAGTTCATGGTCGCGCCAGCGAAAGCCGCAGCCGTGACCGTATTGCCGCCACCGGCACATGGAATTTCGTCTGGCGCACACAGGACCGTCTCAACGGCACGGAGCTAGCCGTGCAGGGCATTGCGCTAGACCGCGAATACAATTTCAACACCGGGCAGTGGGGGTTGCGGGATGGCTCCGCAGGCTTGAAAGGCTACCTCATCGAAAGCGATAGTTGGAACGAGATTAAACTGTTCGCTTCGACCTTTCTAGCCGCCGCTACGCAGGGCCTCAAAGAATACGACAACTTTATCACTGATACCGGTTCGAGTATCCAAATTGCCGAAAGCTCTGCCGGGAATGCCGCCTTGGACGGCGCCAGCGCCGTCATGGTCGAGTATGCCGAGCAGATTCGGGAAACGATTCAACGCGACGGCTACTACATTCGCGTGCCCACCGGGAAGCAGTTTTACGTCTATGTCACCCAAACCATCGACGCCCGCGAAGGTACGCGGGGCAACGTCAGCAACAAGGACATTTGGAAAAAGGAGGATAACGCAAATGAAGGATAAACGAAAACGACTCATTGGCCTGTTCGCCATCGCGCCCATTGCATTGTTTTGGAGCGGCTGCGAATCCACGGAATCTTTTGCCGAGGAACCGCCGCCAATGCAGCCAGCCGAGCCCATTCAAGTTTCGGGCACTCAGCTTGACCCTTACAATATGGGCAAGGTCCGCACGCCCGAGGCGATTCACGCCTACTATATTGGTCCTTACGTTGATCCACAGGATTCCGGCATTCGCCACGATGGACACCGTATTTCCCGAGTGGAACGCCCGGCTCAATGGAACCTGACGCCAAGCGCCCCGACCGCAGTTCCCTTGGGGCCGGTCGTCGCCGTCGCCGACCCTGCCAAGCAAACGGCACTGCTTACCGGGGAACTCGAAAACAAGATCACTCAGGCCAACAACCTGATTGCCGCCCTCATTGAGCAGAACGACCAGTTGCAAGGCGAGCTCCAACGGAAAGACAAGGCCATCGAAAACCTATCGCAGCGTATCTCCAATCTCGAAGATTAGCAATTTCATCATGAATACACACAAATCTATCACCTTTGGCATTCTGCCAAACCTGTAATCACAAGCTGAACAAATAGCGGCCCCACGGACAGGTTAAGAAAGCGTGGGGTTTGGTAGGACAATCCTATGACATCACTAAAAAAACGAGTTAGTCAGAATAAAGAGGCGATCAAATCGCCTGGCCCTAAGAAGAATCCTGAAATCGACGCGATGATTGACAGGTACATCAAAGAGCATCCCCAGCGGGTTGCTTATTTGAAAACAGAAACCAAAGACCAACTGGTTCGACGCGCCATCCTCAAGGACGCCTTGAAGTATGACGCGAGCATGAAGCAGCGGGTCAAAGTCAACGAGGCAGTGGGAAACTTTCTCAAAGATAACCCTGAAATTGCTCAGGATATTGAGAAGCGTATCTCACGCGTGCCCGACGAACAAAAACAGGATGCGCGTATGCGCCTCGGGCGGCAGGAAGCCACCCGAACAGCCCTGAAAATAAGCTGATTAACCGGGGTTGGTCGGGCGTAGCAATTCTTGGCCCGGCCAACCAAAAATTTAGCCATTAACCCATATTGATTAATATTTGAACATCATGGAAACCAAAACGAATAGCGCCGCCCCGGTCGCATTGCCCGTCGAAATATTAGAAGTGTTCGAGAACTCAAGCGACTACCTCAAACGCCGCTACGATTCTATTCTCCTTAGCCCGGAAGAATTAATTGTCTTCTTCCTCTCAAGCGTAGCCTCCCATGAGGTCGTCACGAGCCTTGAAAGGCAGGTTTTGATTCTCTCGGGTAAGAATCCGCCTGCTGACGAGGACGAGCACTTGATGCAAACTTACCTTGATATGGAAAATGAAGGACTCGCCTGAGTCTTGAGTGACCAATCAACGTAAAATGGAACCGCCGCCGGATAATAATCCGGCGGCGGTTTGTTTGTCGCAATAGCAGTTGAATGCTTTGCAGGTGTCCGAAATGGGCACCTGTTCATGTAGCGCAGCAGCTGAGTTTGTCCACATCCTTGCCGAAGGACAGGGCCGCCAGCTTCACCGCTTCGCTGAGAGTGAGGTAAGGGTGGAACATGGAGGCCAACTCTCCCGCAGTCATCTCGTGGCGGAGGGCGAGGCTGATTTCCATCATCAGTTCAGAGCCCTCGTGCGCAAGGACGCGGGCGCCAAGGATGCGGTCAGTCCGGCGGTCACGGATTAGTTGGAGGAAGCCACGAGTGTCGCGGGCGGCGAGTGCCCGGGGGACTTTCGACATGGGCAGCGTGATGGTTTCCGCGTCGTGGCCAGTGGCTTTCGCTTGTTGTAGATCCATCCCGACCCCGGCCACTTGCGGATCCGTGAAGACGACCCAAGGTAGCGGATTGTAATCACGTTCACGCGGGTTCGAGCCACTTACAGCACAGGCGTTTTCGGCAGCTAGTGCGCCTTCGTAAGCAGCGGTGTAAACGAACATAGGATCGCCCACCACATCGCCCGCCCCATAGATGCCAGGGGTGCTGGTTTGCTGGTGCGCATCCACTTCGATGAAGCCATTATGATCGAGAGCGACACCGGCTGCTTTCAGGTTCAGTCCGTCGGTATTAGGCGTGCGTCCAGTGGCTAACAGAACGCGTTCAGCGGTGAAAATCTGACGTTTGCCTTCTATACTTGCCTCAATCTCGACCCCTTCGCCTCCGGGGCGCACGGAGAGGACGTTCACGCCGGTTTGGATATTGAGTCCTTCGCCACAAAGATACCCGGTAAGGGCATCGGTTAGTTCGGCGCTTTCGGTAGGCAGAATGCGGTCGGAGCGCTGCAGGACGGTGGTTTTTACACCCAGCCGCGCAAACATCTGGGCGCACTCAAGTGCGATGTAGCGCCCTCCGAGGACGAGCAGCGACTTAGGCGCAGCGGCGAGTTCGAAAGCGGTGTCCGTGATAAGATAATCTATCTCGGCAAGTCCCGGAATTTCGGGAACATGCGTGCGCGCACCGGTGGCAATGATCACCCGGTCGGCAATCAAAGTTTCTCCGGCGACTTCGACCTCCTGAGGTGAAAGAAATTTGGCACGTCCTTCGATGATCTTGACCTCGGGCAGGTCTTTAACGACGTCGAGGTATTTTTCCTGTCGGAGCGTTTCGACCAGTGCATGGGTCTGCCGCGTAAGCGCTCCAAAGTCGGCTACCTCACTGCGCGACTTAATTCCGTCAAAAGGATGATGTTTGTTGCGATAATGCGTCTCCGCAGCACGAATGAGCGACTTGGAAGGCACGCAGCCGACGTTTACACAGGTGCCGCCAATAGGGAGTCCGTCGTTGATAATGGTCACCCGCCAGCCGCGCTCGGCGGCGCGGGTTGTGGCCGCGAAGGCAGCTGAACCGCCGCCAATAATGCCCAGGTGGCCTGGATCGGCAGGAAGTTTTTGAGCGGGTTCTGATGCGCAGTTGTGGTTTGTTTTACAGCAATCGGTCATGGCTATTGTTTGTCGGTTTTGTCGAACAATTGGACGGTGTATTGGGGTTCGACTTTGGCTTTAAAGAGGTCGGCGGGCTGGATTTTTTCGGCGTCGATGCGCACGGTGGCGTGCCCGGTTTTCCAGTCGACCTTGGCTGTAGATACACCTGGGATTTCCAGGAATGCGGACTCCACGCCAACAGCGCAACCCGCGCAGGTCATGCCATCAATCTTGAGCTTCACGTCCTGTCCGTCCGCAATCTGATTCGCGTTTTCGTGGTCGGCGGCGACTTTTGACGACGCAATCGAGGAAAGGGCCGGGACAACGGCAAATTGCAACAACAGGTAGGCTCCGATTCCGGTGCAGAAGATGGTAGCCACGGTTTTCACGTTACGGGCCTTGCTTTTTCCCGCACAGCAGCGGTTCTGCTTGCGCACGGCAAACCACGAAGCGAGCGCGAGAATGAGCAAGCCCAGCCCAATGAACCACGGTTTGTAGCGGTCTAACCCAAACAAGGCGGTCGCGCTTCCAAGACCAAGGAGAATGGGTATAAGTGGCCCTACACAACAGATCGCCGCCGCTCCAGCGGCCAAGAGGGCACCACCCAGACTCGTGCTCGACTTCGTTTTAACTAAAGCAGTTTGTTCTTTTTTAAACTCTTTAATGTCCATTATGGACAAAGTCTACACCTTGCACTAAGGTATAAGGTCAAAAGAAAAAAATGATAATCGGCGAACTGGCAAAAAAAGTGGGTGTTAACCCACAAACGCTCCGCTACTACGAGCGTAAGGGTCTATTGCCCGAGCCCTGGCGGGTCGGCTCCGGTCGCTATCGCATGTATGGCTCGGAACACGAAGCGCGACTACGCTTCATTTTCCGAGCCAAAGAATTAGGGTTTTCGTTGAAAGAGATCGAAATGCTGATCTCCCTGCAGGATGCTCCCGTAGCTATCTGCGACGAAATGAAGGCGCAGGCGGAAGCCAAAGTTGCCGATATCGACCGGAAAATTCGCGATCTGCGCAGCCTGCGCCGAGTCCTCGCTAAACAAATCGAGGGCTGCACAAAAACTGGCACCTCGAAGAACTGCCCGATGCTGGCGGCTCTGGAGGATTGAGAAACAGCACAAGTCATCTCAATCCCCAAGGCCGTTGTTTTCATCAAATAATCTGATTGGATATTTAGGACTTACAGCAGCTCAGGGGCACGGTGGTGCTGGTTTCAGAGGTCTTCTCCGGCATCCCACACGCGGGCATGCGCTGCCCCATGTAGGGGTTGGCTACTTTTTTGTTATCTTGAAGCCAGCGACCGCCTTCGACCATAGGACAGGTCATGACGAACATGCCCTCGGATTGGCCGAGCAGCTTGATGGCGTTGCGACTAAGCGGCAGAAAGGCCTTACGGGCACTTTCGAGGTCGAGCGCCCCGGCGAGTGTTTCAGCTTGTTCGGCGAGTGTCGTCTGCTCGGCCTTGGTGGCACGCTTGCTTAGTTGCTTTGCGGCAACCTTGGCCGATTCGAGATCGTCCTCGACGAGAGCTGCGGCAATGGCTTCATAAGGCTCAAACAGTGCTTTGGCCTGATTCTCGGGAAGCGCGACTGCCTGAACAGCTTGGGTATCGGCAGAGCCCTCCTGTGTGGTGTTGGCTTGGAGATAAGCGAGGCTTCCCAAACCGAGTGCGAGGCCGAGGGTAAGGATGGATGTTTTCATTTTTATTTTCATGGTGTTTTGTGGTTTTGATTTACGTTTTCGCGGTTATTCTACGGAAAATTTGGTTCATGGTTTTACGTTGACGGTGGTAACGGATTCAAAGGGCTCGCCGTTTGCGGTTCCGGTTAGGCGGGCGATCCACTCGCCTTCCATATCGACGGTCAGGGTACCAGTGTGGGTGCCGGTCGTCGCGCTGGCGGGTTCCGATTGCGCCTGGTTGCGCATGTCCATACCGGGCATGTCCATGGAGAGGACGAGATCGACTGCTTCGAGGGGCAGGGGTGATCCGCTTGCCGGATCCGAGGCGACGAGCGCAATGGCGTTCTCGCCCTTGCGCAAGCCGGGTGGGTCGACCCGCCACTCGAGTGTTGTCAGTGCATCATGGAGTAAAGCGAGCTGTTGGTCGAGGATTCCGAGCTGCTCGTCAAATGACGCCAGTCGTATCCACGCCGCCTTGGCTTGCGCGATACGTTGACGCACCGTGTTCAGATACTCGAAATAAGCAACATCAACCCCCGCCTGAGCGAGCGCGCTGCTCGCGCAAACGTGTGGGCCAGGGTATCTTCTGGAACAGACCAAATTTTTGGTTCTGCGCCCCGACCCGAGTTTCGATGGGCGAGAAAAAGTAACCATAGGACAGTTCTGGATCGGGCAAGGTTCCCGCCGCTGGTACGCGCGCCTCTACAGCCTCCCAGCGCAAGCGCGCCGCGGCAATGAAGGCG
This genomic interval from Ruficoccus sp. ZRK36 contains the following:
- a CDS encoding DUF3347 domain-containing protein produces the protein MKIKMKTSILTLGLALGLGSLAYLQANTTQEGSADTQAVQAVALPENQAKALFEPYEAIAAALVEDDLESAKVAAKQLSKRATKAEQTTLAEQAETLAGALDLESARKAFLPLSRNAIKLLGQSEGMFVMTCPMVEGGRWLQDNKKVANPYMGQRMPACGMPEKTSETSTTVPLSCCKS
- a CDS encoding MerR family transcriptional regulator, whose translation is MIIGELAKKVGVNPQTLRYYERKGLLPEPWRVGSGRYRMYGSEHEARLRFIFRAKELGFSLKEIEMLISLQDAPVAICDEMKAQAEAKVADIDRKIRDLRSLRRVLAKQIEGCTKTGTSKNCPMLAALED
- a CDS encoding TrbI/VirB10 family protein; protein product: MLSFIKSPLGNAVVLITLVGSIAAVVVLDSIEEGRAEADFNEPQGETYNYKPEVYKRDIPRFRMPGAVVQSITDEKPEPTEEKTATKPESVVSRPFLARQEESKEEPEPELPLNLFAGKPPENQPTLSADYAPYGRLVPCELTITVESNAINTPIIGLVTDDVVHAGKVIIPAGAEVHGRASESRSRDRIAATGTWNFVWRTQDRLNGTELAVQGIALDREYNFNTGQWGLRDGSAGLKGYLIESDSWNEIKLFASTFLAAATQGLKEYDNFITDTGSSIQIAESSAGNAALDGASAVMVEYAEQIRETIQRDGYYIRVPTGKQFYVYVTQTIDAREGTRGNVSNKDIWKKEDNANEG
- the merA gene encoding mercury(II) reductase, with protein sequence MTDCCKTNHNCASEPAQKLPADPGHLGIIGGGSAAFAATTRAAERGWRVTIINDGLPIGGTCVNVGCVPSKSLIRAAETHYRNKHHPFDGIKSRSEVADFGALTRQTHALVETLRQEKYLDVVKDLPEVKIIEGRAKFLSPQEVEVAGETLIADRVIIATGARTHVPEIPGLAEIDYLITDTAFELAAAPKSLLVLGGRYIALECAQMFARLGVKTTVLQRSDRILPTESAELTDALTGYLCGEGLNIQTGVNVLSVRPGGEGVEIEASIEGKRQIFTAERVLLATGRTPNTDGLNLKAAGVALDHNGFIEVDAHQQTSTPGIYGAGDVVGDPMFVYTAAYEGALAAENACAVSGSNPRERDYNPLPWVVFTDPQVAGVGMDLQQAKATGHDAETITLPMSKVPRALAARDTRGFLQLIRDRRTDRILGARVLAHEGSELMMEISLALRHEMTAGELASMFHPYLTLSEAVKLAALSFGKDVDKLSCCAT
- a CDS encoding FixH family protein, which translates into the protein MRQRIAQAKAAWIRLASFDEQLGILDQQLALLHDALTTLEWRVDPPGLRKGENAIALVASDPASGSPLPLEAVDLVLSMDMPGMDMRNQAQSEPASATTGTHTGTLTVDMEGEWIARLTGTANGEPFESVTTVNVKP
- a CDS encoding heavy metal-associated domain-containing protein — translated: MDIKEFKKEQTALVKTKSSTSLGGALLAAGAAAICCVGPLIPILLGLGSATALFGLDRYKPWFIGLGLLILALASWFAVRKQNRCCAGKSKARNVKTVATIFCTGIGAYLLLQFAVVPALSSIASSKVAADHENANQIADGQDVKLKIDGMTCAGCAVGVESAFLEIPGVSTAKVDWKTGHATVRIDAEKIQPADLFKAKVEPQYTVQLFDKTDKQ